The Candidatus Woesearchaeota archaeon genome contains a region encoding:
- the dph5 gene encoding diphthine synthase: MALYLIGLGLGDERDITLKGLEFAKKSDYVYLERYTAILPAGKEKLEKLIGKKILDAERIDMEQGSSELIEKAKNSDVSVLVVGDPLSATTHAEIMREAEEKGVKAFVVNNASILNAIGSVGLQLYKFGKTTSIPFPEEGFTPETPYDVLAENLSIGAHTLILLDLRPKEGKFMTANDGIKYMLDIEGRRKKGIFTEKTLCIGCARMGSDDSTIKSGTAKQLLAEDFGKPLHCIIIPGKLHFVEEDCIKRWRV; the protein is encoded by the coding sequence ATGGCGCTTTACCTCATAGGACTAGGGCTGGGTGACGAAAGGGACATAACCCTGAAGGGGCTGGAATTTGCTAAAAAATCAGATTATGTCTATCTTGAGAGATACACTGCCATCCTTCCTGCTGGAAAGGAGAAGCTGGAAAAGCTCATCGGAAAAAAGATTTTAGACGCTGAAAGGATTGATATGGAGCAGGGCTCGTCTGAACTGATTGAAAAGGCAAAGAATTCTGATGTTTCAGTCCTTGTCGTAGGAGACCCCCTCAGCGCAACAACCCACGCCGAGATAATGCGTGAAGCAGAGGAAAAGGGGGTAAAGGCATTTGTGGTTAACAATGCCTCAATCCTGAATGCAATAGGGAGTGTTGGGCTTCAGCTCTACAAGTTTGGAAAAACAACAAGCATTCCCTTTCCTGAGGAGGGCTTCACTCCTGAAACTCCCTATGATGTTCTTGCAGAAAACCTCTCAATAGGGGCTCACACCCTCATTTTGCTGGACCTGCGCCCGAAAGAAGGCAAATTTATGACTGCAAACGACGGCATAAAATACATGCTTGATATTGAGGGCAGGAGAAAAAAAGGGATATTCACAGAAAAAACCCTCTGCATCGGATGCGCAAGGATGGGCTCAGATGATTCAACGATAAAATCAGGAACAGCAAAACAACTTCTTGCCGAGGACTTTGGAAAGCCGCTTCACTGCATAATAATCCCGGGAAAGCTTCATTTTGTCGAGGAAGACTGCATAAAGAGATGGAGAGTTTAG
- the ftsZ gene encoding cell division protein FtsZ, protein MDYIIQNALEHSDRKVEGLEGQANIKVIGVGGAGNNMVSWLYQKGIRGAEILACNTDKQHLDITEADRKFIIGRDVTRGLGCGGFPEKGAEAAKENMQELKEALKDADMVFVCAGMGGGIGTGAAPVIAKIAKDINSIVIGTVTMPFKIERVRVDKAEFGLQQLRQVSDTVVVIDNNRLVQIAGGLPIQQAFAVANELIATMIKGIVETIAVPSLVNLDYADVKAIMSNGGVAAIGVGSSDTNNRVEEAVNGALSNPLLDINYKGATGALIHVTGGPDMTLEEVSRVGELVTESMDTDANVIWGARIQEDMKGKLVVMTIITGVKSPWLLGKDEYKRSMTAANRAVANHVSDELGIEILQ, encoded by the coding sequence ATGGACTATATAATACAGAACGCATTGGAACATTCGGACAGGAAAGTTGAGGGACTTGAAGGGCAGGCCAACATTAAGGTTATAGGCGTTGGTGGCGCAGGAAACAATATGGTTTCATGGCTCTACCAGAAGGGAATACGCGGAGCTGAGATTCTAGCCTGTAACACAGACAAGCAGCACCTTGACATAACTGAAGCTGATCGCAAATTCATCATCGGTAGGGATGTGACAAGAGGGCTCGGATGCGGAGGATTCCCGGAAAAGGGAGCTGAGGCAGCCAAGGAGAACATGCAGGAGCTGAAAGAGGCTCTCAAGGATGCGGACATGGTTTTTGTGTGCGCAGGAATGGGAGGAGGAATAGGAACAGGAGCAGCTCCAGTCATTGCAAAGATTGCAAAGGACATAAACTCAATTGTCATAGGAACAGTAACAATGCCCTTCAAGATTGAAAGAGTGAGAGTTGACAAGGCAGAATTCGGGCTCCAGCAGTTAAGGCAGGTTTCTGACACAGTTGTCGTTATAGACAACAACAGGCTTGTCCAGATTGCAGGCGGGCTTCCAATCCAGCAGGCATTTGCCGTAGCAAACGAGCTCATTGCAACAATGATTAAGGGAATTGTCGAGACAATTGCGGTTCCAAGCCTTGTAAACCTGGATTACGCAGATGTAAAGGCAATCATGAGCAACGGCGGAGTCGCAGCAATCGGAGTCGGCTCATCTGATACCAACAACAGGGTTGAAGAGGCAGTTAACGGAGCGCTCTCAAATCCGCTTCTTGACATCAACTACAAGGGAGCAACAGGAGCCTTAATCCATGTGACAGGAGGCCCAGACATGACTCTTGAAGAAGTCAGCAGGGTAGGCGAACTTGTGACAGAATCCATGGACACAGATGCAAATGTCATCTGGGGAGCAAGGATTCAGGAGGACATGAAGGGCAAGCTTGTTGTGATGACAATAATAACAGGCGTAAAATCTCCATGGCTCCTCGGAAAAGACGAGTACAAGAGAAGCATGACAGCTGCGAACAGGGCTGTTGCAAACCATGTCAGCGACGAGCTGGGGATTGAAATCCTTCAGTAA